In Caldicellulosiruptor morganii, the following proteins share a genomic window:
- a CDS encoding acyl-CoA thioesterase — MVETEIVVRYAETDKMGIVHHSNYFIWFEAGRTELIRKTGISYSEIEKSEGVYLPLISCGCDFKKPCFYEDRLKIRTKIHSLKPSRIRFYYEVLKNDIVCATGYTEHAFVDKNFKPVNLEKKNKELFVLFQKLFEEDISNTQNSLTSLK, encoded by the coding sequence ATGGTAGAAACAGAAATTGTTGTAAGGTATGCAGAGACAGATAAAATGGGAATTGTTCACCACTCAAACTATTTTATATGGTTTGAAGCTGGAAGGACCGAACTTATTAGAAAAACGGGAATTTCGTATTCTGAGATAGAAAAAAGTGAGGGTGTGTACCTGCCTTTGATAAGCTGTGGTTGTGATTTCAAAAAGCCCTGTTTTTATGAAGATAGATTAAAAATTAGGACAAAGATTCATAGTTTGAAGCCAAGTAGAATAAGATTTTATTATGAAGTCTTAAAGAATGATATTGTGTGTGCAACCGGATATACCGAACATGCATTTGTTGATAAGAACTTCAAGCCAGTAAATTTAGAGAAAAAAAACAAAGAGCTTTTTGTTTTATTTCAGAAGCTATTTGAAGAAGATATTAGTAATACTCAAAATAGTTTGACATCTTTGAAATAG
- a CDS encoding GatB/YqeY domain-containing protein, translated as MNLKEKLLEDYKSAMKEKDVVRKNVVGMVRAAILQFEKDNRTVLDDSGVLNVIAKEIKKRKDSLPEYIKSGRQELIEELNREIEILQSYLPPMLTDEEIEKIVLEVIEKIKPSGMKDMGKVMQEVMQRVSGRAEGKVVSEFVKKHLSRL; from the coding sequence TTGAATCTTAAAGAAAAGTTATTGGAAGATTACAAATCTGCTATGAAAGAAAAGGATGTTGTGAGAAAAAATGTTGTTGGTATGGTAAGGGCTGCAATATTGCAGTTTGAAAAGGACAACAGGACTGTACTTGATGACAGTGGAGTTTTAAATGTAATTGCAAAGGAAATAAAAAAGAGGAAAGACAGCCTGCCAGAGTATATAAAAAGTGGAAGGCAGGAGTTGATTGAAGAATTAAATAGAGAAATTGAGATATTGCAATCATACCTTCCGCCTATGCTGACAGATGAAGAAATAGAGAAGATAGTTCTTGAGGTAATAGAAAAAATAAAGCCTTCTGGTATGAAAGATATGGGCAAGGTTATGCAGGAGGTAATGCAAAGGGTAAGTGGCAGGGCAGAAGGTAAGGTTGTGAGTGAATTTGTGAAAAAGCACCTTTCAAGATTGTAA
- a CDS encoding MBL fold metallo-hydrolase: METKSKRLISIICDTISKGGKVIIPSFTVGRTQEILYEIAKEISSGSDKARMIQNVEIFVDSPLATSASSVYKRHIDYFDEEAVEFIKKGIYPLEPENLKFVCTSDESKMLNDYEKSCIIISSSGMCEAGRIKHHLKHNLWKENNTILFVGYQAPNTLGRRLLDGQKRVKIFGEEIEVRAKIEYIEAYSGHADKNGLITWIDKMKEKPKQIFVVHGEKESQIEFARELERLFGVDVHIPARGEFYQIGPDQIVTKDRLFSPSPSFINLSILAQIEDIEDELYRLKEHIKSASISPERLNLLNNNLEELRYLINLALNDY; this comes from the coding sequence GTGGAAACCAAATCAAAAAGGCTGATAAGTATAATTTGTGATACTATTTCAAAAGGCGGTAAGGTTATAATTCCTTCATTTACTGTTGGAAGGACTCAGGAGATTTTATATGAGATAGCAAAAGAGATAAGTAGTGGTTCTGATAAAGCAAGAATGATTCAAAATGTTGAAATCTTTGTTGACAGTCCATTAGCTACTTCTGCAAGTAGTGTGTACAAAAGACATATAGATTACTTTGATGAAGAGGCTGTAGAGTTTATAAAAAAAGGAATTTATCCGCTTGAACCTGAAAATCTGAAATTTGTTTGCACATCTGATGAATCTAAGATGCTAAATGACTATGAAAAAAGCTGTATAATAATCTCGTCAAGTGGAATGTGCGAGGCGGGACGGATAAAGCATCATCTAAAACATAATCTCTGGAAAGAAAATAACACAATACTATTTGTTGGTTATCAGGCGCCAAACACTCTTGGGAGAAGACTTTTGGATGGTCAAAAAAGAGTGAAGATATTTGGCGAAGAAATTGAGGTCAGGGCAAAAATAGAGTATATTGAAGCATATTCCGGACATGCAGATAAAAACGGACTTATTACCTGGATTGATAAGATGAAAGAAAAACCAAAACAAATCTTTGTTGTGCATGGTGAAAAAGAATCACAGATTGAGTTTGCCAGGGAACTTGAAAGACTCTTTGGTGTTGATGTTCATATTCCAGCACGAGGCGAATTTTACCAAATAGGTCCAGATCAGATTGTGACAAAGGATAGACTATTTTCTCCATCACCTTCGTTTATCAATCTTTCCATTTTGGCTCAGATTGAAGACATTGAAGATGAATTGTACAGGCTAAAAGAACATATAAAAAGTGCCTCTATATCACCGGAGAGACTAAATCTTCTGAACAACAATCTTGAAGAACTGAGATATCTTATTAATTTAGCACTGAATGATTATTAA
- the ybeY gene encoding rRNA maturation RNase YbeY, with the protein MKIYIQNQQDKYLIDESISKIIEDSILNTLKIFMDDDNYEISVMIVDNQFIKELNKNYRNIDRETDVLSFPIFEFKNGILQEDITIVEEEIPLGDIVISIEKAYEQAEEFGHSVEREIAYLTVHSVLHLLGFDHLEENDRKLMRKYEEMVLEGMGLTR; encoded by the coding sequence GTGAAAATTTACATTCAAAATCAGCAGGATAAGTATCTAATAGATGAAAGTATTTCAAAGATAATAGAAGATTCAATCCTAAACACGTTAAAAATTTTTATGGATGATGACAATTATGAAATTAGCGTAATGATTGTGGACAATCAATTCATAAAAGAGTTAAACAAAAACTACAGAAATATAGACAGAGAAACCGATGTTCTGTCTTTTCCTATTTTTGAGTTTAAAAATGGTATTCTACAAGAAGACATAACAATTGTAGAGGAAGAAATTCCACTTGGAGATATTGTTATTTCGATTGAAAAAGCCTATGAGCAGGCAGAGGAATTTGGACATTCGGTGGAAAGAGAAATAGCATATTTGACTGTTCATTCGGTTTTACACTTGTTAGGTTTTGATCATTTAGAAGAAAATGATAGAAAACTTATGAGAAAATATGAAGAGATGGTTTTAGAAGGTATGGGATTGACAAGATGA
- a CDS encoding PhoH family protein: MEERLISTVSIEDTREFWNIFGEFDSKVKTLEELLNVNIVFRDNAIKIIGSSLDSIRRAEKTIKILHDMEKKKLDIDEHTIRYVIETLEDEEVRKLEDEVIFITHRGKQVKPKTLGQKRYIEAIMNNTIVFGIGPAGTGKTYLAMAMAIYYLKKKEISKIILTRPAVEAGEKLGFLPGDLQTKVDPYLRPIYDALHDLIGTEAYQRYMERGIIEVAPLAYMRGRTLDDAFIILDEAQNTTSEQMKMFLTRLGFGSKAVVTGDITQIDLPSGVESGLVQVTKILRDIEGIEFVFLTYQDIVRHQLVQKIIDAYNRYEERRKEKQKI, from the coding sequence TTGGAAGAAAGATTAATATCAACAGTGAGTATTGAAGATACAAGAGAATTCTGGAACATCTTTGGGGAATTTGATTCTAAGGTAAAAACGCTCGAAGAATTATTGAATGTGAATATAGTTTTCCGGGATAATGCAATTAAAATTATTGGAAGTAGCTTAGACAGCATCAGAAGGGCAGAAAAAACAATAAAAATATTACATGATATGGAGAAGAAAAAATTGGACATTGATGAGCACACAATAAGGTATGTTATTGAGACACTGGAGGACGAAGAGGTGAGAAAGTTAGAGGATGAAGTTATATTTATAACTCACAGGGGTAAACAGGTAAAACCCAAGACACTTGGGCAGAAGAGGTATATTGAAGCTATAATGAACAACACAATTGTGTTCGGGATTGGTCCGGCGGGCACAGGAAAGACATATTTAGCGATGGCAATGGCTATCTATTATCTCAAAAAGAAAGAGATAAGCAAGATTATACTGACAAGACCAGCTGTGGAAGCAGGGGAAAAATTAGGATTTTTACCGGGTGACCTTCAGACAAAGGTGGACCCCTATTTAAGACCAATTTATGATGCATTGCATGATTTGATTGGCACAGAAGCCTATCAGAGATATATGGAGAGAGGAATTATAGAAGTTGCTCCGCTTGCTTATATGCGTGGAAGAACCCTGGATGATGCTTTTATTATCTTGGATGAGGCTCAAAATACAACATCTGAGCAGATGAAAATGTTTTTGACTCGACTGGGATTTGGTTCAAAGGCAGTAGTAACAGGGGATATAACTCAGATTGACCTTCCAAGTGGTGTTGAATCAGGACTTGTTCAGGTGACAAAGATACTCAGAGACATTGAAGGAATTGAGTTTGTGTTTTTGACATATCAAGATATTGTAAGGCATCAACTTGTCCAAAAAATTATAGATGCATACAATAGATATGAAGAAAGACGAAAGGAGAAACAAAAAATCTAA
- the aroC gene encoding chorismate synthase gives MRFLDAGETHGKCLIGILEGFPANVKINIENINRLLELRQRGYGRGKRMEIEKDRAIILSGVRNSYTTGAPITIMIENKDYVNWQQYMDPISCDTEVKKVTIPRPGHADLPGCLKYGFDDARPVLERASARETAMRVAIGALCEELLRVFEIKLYNHVIEIGGVRIRKEYSFDDIGLFEKAQDSELFCIDREVENDMKKVIETAKKAGDSVGGVAEVICKNVPFGLGSHVHWDRKLDGLIAQAVMSIQSVKGVEIGMGFEAARRFGSEVHDEIFFDEQKGFYRKTNNAGGIEGGISNGMDIVIRAAFKPIPTLYKPLRSVDLQDLKEKEAAVERSDTCAVPAGSVVMRAAVAYVLANSLIERLSGDSLDVMVDNYKRLYKE, from the coding sequence ATGAGATTTTTGGATGCAGGCGAAACACACGGAAAGTGTCTAATAGGAATTCTCGAAGGATTCCCTGCAAATGTGAAAATAAATATTGAGAATATTAATAGGCTGTTAGAACTTCGCCAGCGAGGGTATGGTAGAGGTAAAAGGATGGAGATTGAAAAAGACAGGGCCATAATTCTGTCAGGTGTGAGAAACTCGTACACAACAGGTGCACCTATTACAATAATGATAGAAAACAAAGACTATGTAAATTGGCAACAATACATGGATCCAATTTCGTGTGACACAGAGGTCAAAAAAGTCACAATACCTCGACCTGGTCATGCTGACTTGCCGGGGTGTCTTAAATACGGGTTTGATGATGCAAGGCCGGTTTTAGAGAGGGCAAGTGCACGTGAGACTGCTATGAGAGTTGCGATAGGAGCTTTATGTGAAGAGCTTTTAAGAGTGTTTGAAATAAAGCTTTACAATCATGTTATTGAGATAGGTGGGGTTAGAATAAGAAAAGAGTACAGTTTTGATGATATAGGTTTATTTGAAAAAGCACAGGATTCAGAACTTTTTTGTATTGACAGAGAGGTTGAAAATGATATGAAAAAAGTAATAGAAACAGCAAAGAAAGCGGGGGACAGTGTTGGAGGTGTTGCTGAAGTAATTTGCAAAAATGTACCTTTTGGGCTTGGAAGTCATGTACACTGGGATAGGAAACTTGATGGACTTATTGCTCAGGCTGTCATGAGCATCCAGTCTGTAAAGGGTGTTGAGATTGGAATGGGTTTTGAAGCAGCAAGAAGATTTGGCAGTGAAGTACATGATGAAATCTTTTTCGATGAACAAAAAGGCTTTTATAGGAAGACAAACAATGCAGGTGGTATTGAAGGTGGAATTTCGAATGGTATGGATATTGTAATAAGAGCAGCCTTCAAACCAATTCCAACATTGTATAAGCCCCTTAGAAGTGTGGATTTACAAGATTTAAAAGAAAAAGAAGCAGCAGTTGAAAGGTCTGATACCTGTGCTGTGCCGGCCGGAAGTGTTGTGATGAGAGCAGCTGTTGCCTATGTATTGGCAAACAGTTTGATTGAGCGCCTGTCAGGCGATTCGTTGGATGTTATGGTAGATAATTACAAAAGATTGTATAAAGAATGA
- a CDS encoding HD family phosphohydrolase has product MHTIDMKKDERRNKKSKMLQNYQKWHDKKKMYFCRTVSLFAFFVISIGLILSSNGKQRNLFIRKILALLNINANYYASMQTSRDFIGILLLLLILLLFMSIYFYLVEREFINSCQSMATVTSILILNLLLIKFLLPIPVFALPVFMGIVLISLLIDVRIAIIFNIFMSIIILLLVGEENLNFVLYLFMGGSLSSIVSHKIQHRMQFISHGFLASMISSLFVLSIELVYQTQGDMVLYSAVNSFAGTALSFVLAYGTLPIWEYIFDYATPIRLMELSNPNHPLLKRLLMEAPGTYHHSLIVGNLAEVACEAVGGNYLLARVGAYYHDIGKLKRPFYFKENQIIEEDPHNKITPTLSALIITSHTKDGVEIGKEYRLPKQVLDIIKQHHGTTKVAFFYGKALSQNQQVNEQKFRYEGPIPQSKEAAIVMLADSVEAAVRALSSPTPQLIESTIRNIIYEKLMDGQLNNSNLTFKELETICESFIKVLTGVFHKRVNYNLIDDGINKEEVIERSENLHSKSAG; this is encoded by the coding sequence ATGCATACAATAGATATGAAGAAAGACGAAAGGAGAAACAAAAAATCTAAAATGTTACAAAACTATCAAAAATGGCATGATAAGAAAAAGATGTATTTTTGTCGCACAGTGTCACTCTTTGCTTTTTTTGTTATCTCAATTGGTTTAATATTGAGCTCAAACGGGAAACAGCGCAATCTTTTTATTAGAAAGATTCTGGCACTTTTAAACATCAATGCAAATTATTATGCCAGTATGCAAACTTCTCGAGATTTTATAGGAATACTGTTGCTCCTGCTAATATTGCTTCTGTTTATGAGCATATATTTCTATCTTGTTGAAAGAGAATTCATAAACAGCTGCCAGAGTATGGCTACTGTAACTTCGATTTTAATTTTGAATTTACTTTTAATAAAATTTCTTCTTCCCATACCTGTGTTTGCATTACCTGTTTTTATGGGAATTGTATTGATTTCACTTTTAATTGATGTAAGAATTGCAATTATTTTTAACATTTTTATGTCAATTATTATATTGTTACTGGTGGGTGAGGAAAATCTTAATTTTGTCTTATATCTTTTTATGGGTGGAAGTTTAAGTTCAATTGTTTCACACAAAATTCAACACAGGATGCAATTTATAAGCCATGGCTTTTTAGCAAGTATGATTTCATCCCTATTTGTTCTATCAATAGAACTTGTTTACCAGACTCAGGGTGACATGGTTTTGTACAGTGCAGTAAACTCCTTTGCTGGAACAGCACTTTCGTTTGTACTTGCATATGGTACACTCCCAATCTGGGAGTATATCTTTGATTATGCAACACCAATAAGATTAATGGAACTTTCGAACCCTAACCATCCACTCCTGAAAAGACTGCTGATGGAGGCACCTGGCACCTACCATCACAGTCTGATTGTGGGCAATTTAGCTGAAGTAGCCTGTGAAGCTGTTGGCGGAAATTACCTGCTGGCGCGAGTAGGGGCTTATTATCACGATATTGGTAAATTGAAAAGACCGTTTTATTTTAAAGAAAATCAGATTATAGAAGAAGACCCACACAATAAAATCACTCCAACACTTTCTGCACTGATTATAACCTCGCATACCAAAGATGGTGTGGAGATAGGCAAAGAATACAGGCTTCCTAAACAAGTGCTTGACATTATAAAGCAGCATCATGGTACAACAAAAGTGGCTTTCTTTTATGGCAAGGCTTTGTCACAAAATCAGCAGGTAAACGAACAAAAGTTCAGGTATGAAGGTCCAATTCCTCAAAGCAAAGAGGCAGCGATAGTAATGCTTGCAGATTCTGTCGAGGCTGCGGTAAGGGCACTTTCGTCGCCAACTCCACAGCTTATAGAAAGTACAATAAGGAACATAATTTACGAAAAACTTATGGATGGGCAACTCAACAATAGCAATTTGACCTTTAAGGAGTTGGAGACTATTTGTGAGAGTTTTATTAAAGTTCTTACAGGTGTTTTCCATAAAAGAGTGAATTACAATTTAATTGATGATGGTATAAATAAAGAAGAGGTGATAGAGAGAAGTGAAAATTTACATTCAAAATCAGCAGGATAA
- a CDS encoding YabP/YqfC family sporulation protein: protein MKKHKVLKEMIQVSQLPVEAITNEPKITVIEEDEAVVENHKGLIMYEENIVKINTLSIHG from the coding sequence ATGAAAAAGCACAAGGTTTTAAAAGAGATGATACAGGTTTCACAGCTTCCAGTAGAAGCAATCACAAATGAACCAAAAATTACAGTGATTGAAGAAGATGAGGCAGTAGTAGAGAATCATAAAGGACTCATTATGTATGAAGAAAATATAGTTAAAATTAATACATTAAGTATCCACGGATGA
- a CDS encoding sporulation protein YqfD translates to MIEEKLRNYKIKPFTLKSNIDREKVSKLLLSELEDLMWVKVKQEGGLLVVEYVKREKDNLQNKQEKIFAKSSGVIQKLTLKSGNALVKEGDTVVEGQLLVDNRVVTKDGNEYYEDAIAEVIANTFYSVSKSFSLPAYQKVYISKKRYRLL, encoded by the coding sequence ATGATAGAAGAGAAGTTGAGAAACTACAAAATAAAACCATTTACGTTAAAGAGTAATATTGACCGGGAAAAAGTATCAAAGCTGCTTCTTTCTGAGTTGGAAGATTTGATGTGGGTGAAAGTAAAGCAGGAAGGAGGGCTTTTAGTAGTAGAGTATGTAAAAAGAGAAAAAGACAATCTGCAAAACAAACAGGAAAAAATTTTTGCAAAAAGCAGTGGAGTTATACAAAAACTTACTCTAAAATCAGGAAATGCACTTGTAAAAGAAGGGGATACTGTTGTTGAAGGACAGCTGCTTGTTGATAACAGGGTTGTTACAAAAGATGGAAATGAGTATTATGAAGATGCCATAGCAGAGGTAATTGCGAATACATTTTATTCAGTTTCTAAAAGCTTTTCTTTGCCAGCATATCAGAAGGTCTACATCTCCAAAAAAAGGTACCGTTTGTTGTAA
- a CDS encoding MBL fold metallo-hydrolase, with amino-acid sequence MKVTFLGAAQSVTGSCYYFEFEGKNFLIDCGMFQGGRTEDELNFETFPFNPSDIDFMILSHAHIDHSGRIPKLYKDGFRGTIYATDATADLCGIMLPDSAHIQESEIEWKNKKRKREGKEELKPLYTIEDAYSCLELFKGVKYDQVVEINNNLRFVLKDAGHMLGSAIVELYLNEDGKEYKLVFSGDLGNRNVPILKDPSTIDGCDYLFI; translated from the coding sequence TTGAAAGTAACCTTTTTAGGTGCTGCTCAGAGTGTGACAGGCTCATGTTACTATTTTGAGTTTGAAGGGAAGAATTTTTTGATTGATTGTGGTATGTTTCAGGGTGGACGTACTGAAGATGAACTTAACTTTGAGACATTTCCTTTTAATCCTTCGGATATTGACTTTATGATTCTATCTCACGCTCATATTGACCACAGTGGAAGAATTCCCAAGCTCTATAAAGATGGTTTTAGAGGGACAATCTATGCAACTGATGCAACTGCGGATTTGTGCGGTATTATGCTTCCGGATAGTGCTCATATTCAAGAAAGTGAAATAGAGTGGAAGAATAAAAAAAGGAAAAGAGAAGGGAAAGAGGAATTAAAACCCCTTTATACCATTGAAGATGCCTATTCATGCTTAGAACTATTCAAAGGTGTAAAATATGATCAGGTAGTTGAAATAAATAATAATCTTCGCTTTGTATTAAAAGATGCAGGTCATATGCTGGGTTCGGCAATAGTTGAACTTTATTTAAATGAAGATGGAAAAGAATATAAGTTAGTATTTTCTGGCGATTTGGGAAACAGAAATGTCCCTATCTTAAAAGATCCATCGACAATAGATGGATGTGACTATCTTTTTATTTAA
- a CDS encoding DUF3048 domain-containing protein, producing the protein MVILLLVLLTGCGKKKASISTSPDISQATQPKKQEQGISSVSELNTHTCKLTGEAVYQGDEHQIIAVMINNEPGAIPQSSLSQAEYLYEALIEGGATRIMAIYHHTYPKKVGPIRSARPYFMQIAKSLNAYYVHCGGSPQAYRLFKQNYIPHIDAIYTGGGIFYRTSDRKAPHNLYSTMENLVKYFEKKGYKKQQSYKYYSLAEEVTNKYTSENSEVKIQFSGWYYVRYEYDPVKKVYMRFVKDKPHTDKEKGLQLFAKNLIILVAKYATIKNDDKGRQEVDFSKGKGYLLQEGKTIPVIYTFDLKNSFTIKDSDNKEVKLLKGNTWFEIVPQYGKIEIK; encoded by the coding sequence ATGGTAATTTTGCTTTTAGTTTTGTTAACAGGCTGTGGCAAGAAAAAAGCTTCTATTTCTACAAGCCCTGATATATCACAGGCTACACAACCTAAAAAACAAGAACAGGGGATTTCAAGTGTCAGCGAGCTTAATACTCACACATGCAAACTCACTGGAGAGGCGGTATATCAAGGAGATGAACATCAGATTATTGCAGTAATGATAAACAATGAGCCTGGTGCAATTCCTCAATCGTCGTTAAGCCAGGCTGAGTATTTATATGAAGCGCTAATAGAAGGTGGAGCAACACGTATAATGGCAATCTACCATCATACATATCCAAAAAAAGTGGGACCAATCAGAAGTGCCAGACCTTATTTTATGCAGATAGCAAAGTCACTTAATGCATATTATGTTCACTGCGGGGGGAGCCCTCAGGCTTATAGACTTTTTAAACAAAATTATATTCCACACATTGATGCTATTTATACAGGTGGAGGAATTTTTTACAGGACATCTGACAGGAAAGCTCCACATAATCTGTACTCAACTATGGAAAATCTTGTTAAATATTTTGAAAAGAAAGGTTACAAAAAGCAGCAAAGTTATAAGTACTATTCTTTGGCTGAAGAGGTAACAAATAAATATACCTCAGAAAATTCAGAAGTTAAAATACAATTTTCAGGCTGGTATTATGTCAGGTATGAGTATGACCCTGTTAAAAAAGTATATATGAGATTTGTAAAAGACAAACCTCATACTGACAAAGAAAAAGGCTTGCAGCTTTTTGCAAAAAATTTAATAATATTAGTTGCCAAATACGCCACAATAAAAAATGATGATAAAGGAAGACAGGAAGTGGACTTCTCAAAAGGAAAGGGATACTTGCTTCAGGAAGGGAAAACTATTCCAGTTATTTATACATTCGATCTGAAAAACTCATTTACAATAAAAGATAGTGATAACAAAGAAGTTAAACTTTTGAAAGGTAATACATGGTTTGAAATAGTACCTCAATATGGTAAAATTGAAATTAAATGA
- the rpsU gene encoding 30S ribosomal protein S21, producing the protein MSEVRVGENESLDSALRRFKKKLAEAGVLAELRKREHYESPSVRRKKKSEAARRRKRR; encoded by the coding sequence ATGTCGGAAGTAAGAGTGGGCGAGAACGAGTCACTTGATAGTGCCCTCAGGAGATTTAAAAAGAAATTGGCAGAGGCAGGAGTTTTAGCAGAGCTTAGAAAAAGAGAGCACTATGAAAGCCCAAGCGTGAGAAGGAAAAAGAAATCTGAAGCAGCACGCAGGAGAAAGAGAAGATAG
- a CDS encoding diacylglycerol kinase, translating to MRTKRTLLESFDNAINGIIIAFKTQRNMKIHFLIAFLILLFTIVFKLNKIETIIVLFCIGLVITAELINTAIEATIDLIAKDFEPKAKIAKDVAAGAVLVTALLALTVGYFLFYDKMRLPLEITLKHIRGISFHIVFLSLIIVAMVIIVVKAINNRTQFMQGGMPSGHTALAFAAATAIIMLTNNLIVVTLALFIAFLVLESRVEAKIHSIWETVVGAIIGILVTLLIFKIK from the coding sequence ATGAGGACAAAAAGAACACTTCTTGAGAGTTTCGATAATGCAATAAATGGAATAATTATTGCATTCAAGACACAGAGAAATATGAAAATACATTTTCTTATAGCTTTTTTAATTCTGCTGTTTACTATTGTATTCAAATTAAACAAAATTGAGACAATAATAGTTCTATTTTGTATTGGACTTGTTATTACAGCAGAGCTTATAAACACTGCCATAGAAGCCACCATTGACCTTATAGCAAAAGACTTTGAGCCAAAGGCAAAGATTGCAAAGGATGTAGCAGCTGGAGCTGTTCTGGTAACCGCCCTTTTGGCTTTGACTGTTGGGTATTTTCTGTTTTATGACAAGATGAGGTTGCCTTTGGAAATAACATTAAAACATATAAGAGGAATTTCTTTTCACATAGTATTTTTATCACTTATTATAGTAGCAATGGTAATAATTGTTGTAAAAGCTATTAACAATAGAACACAATTTATGCAGGGTGGCATGCCCAGTGGACATACAGCCTTAGCTTTTGCGGCAGCGACTGCCATAATTATGCTTACAAACAATTTAATTGTAGTGACCCTGGCTCTTTTTATAGCATTTTTAGTTCTGGAAAGCAGGGTTGAGGCAAAGATTCATAGCATTTGGGAGACAGTTGTAGGAGCGATTATTGGTATTCTGGTTACACTTTTGATATTTAAGATAAAATAA